The DNA sequence AATGGAATAATTAATTAGGTTAACTTAGATAAGAAAGAAACGTGAGCAATAAAATTTAGAGTTAAGTTAgttataaattaattagttacATGACGACGTCAGTTAAATAGGATAAACTTAAAATTATTAGGGTTATAAGCTATTtttcatttagtttattttttaataatctagtgtgtaattttattttactagatTGTGTTTCAATGGAGCAGCAGTTATTGGGTTGAAAAAGTATGAGGAACCAATGCTCTTATTATACAATGCATACAATGggcttaattgaaattaaaattaaattatgggtATTGGgggtttaattgaaattaatacTGAATTATAGTTACAATCATTAATTATGAAGATTTGCTAATTTGAATGGTTCAAAAAATTAGGATTCAGTTATACCAAAACACAAACCATGTTCATTTTTCTATGAACGGTGCCGACACAACCAAGAACCGAACCCCTCTCGCCAACGTTACTATCTCATCTTCTCACTGGCTCATGTGTTATCACCGGAAGTCGCTCCCAGAGACGTCGAGGTCCACACCGGTGAACGCCCAGAAGCGCATTCCCAGCGTGTGGCTCCTTCTGGCGGCACCGCATCAAGTCCACCTGCCCAGCCGGCCTGTGGTCTATTCGATGTATTCATCGTGCAAGATAAAGGAGTTAATAGTGTCTCTCCTTTGATACGTCCATCACCATGTGGTAGTTCGTAAATGGCGTGTAAGGTCGTGCAGTCTCTGTGTTATGTTCCATCATCCATTCCTGACCACAATCCATCGAAACCACCAGAAGAAGCTCCAGAACATTTTGTTGCCGACGGTCAGCAGCCTAATAAGGTGAGAATGGTTCGTTGAATTGTTCACCATCGATGCTTATTTATATAAGTTTTAGATGTTCGTCTTTGCATGCAGGTATAATATCTTCAAAGATTAGAGTAAAGTAGTTAACAAAATAGTGCAGAATCCTATTAGTCTTAAATTGACCTGTAATGAATAAAATATGTAGGTGCATGTACTAGCATAAAGAAGCACTAGTTCTTCTGCGTGAAACTATAAAATTTCTATTAATAAAGAGTGAGTTAGGTATCTATGCAAAATagtttattttatgtaaaaaatatcaTATTCTATAATGTAAAAACAAGGCCACAAATGGCCAAAGAAGCATATACGAATGGTTAAATAGCAAGTTCTCTTCCAACATATAATCATGATAATCAGATGAATTATGGGTTAATATATTGctttaattaaaacaaataacagaaaatgagttcatttaaaaaaattttggacaCAAAGATTAACACACCATGGATGCTTATTTATATAAGATTTAGATGTTCATCTTTGCATGGAGGATATGAGTGCGTTAATGAGTCATGGAATATTAATATGCAAATTTAAACCAGCATGTATAAGCAATTTAATTGGTACACTGGATAAGTGGCTAGTTTAGAAGTAATCACCCATGATGTGCTTGATGCCTAGAGAATAAAATGATGAGGAGATTATTATATTGTTaaatataataagataaaaataactgCATTGTTATTGTTAAGACTTTTCCCGAAAATGTAAGCTAAATAGAATAATAAGAGTCATGCATGTTTagatacatattatatatatgagtATACATGATAGATGGTATATGCATTAAAAATGCCACTTTAGTGACATTGGATTCACAAACTCAGTAATGAAATAAGTGCATGTTGGTTGTATGTGCTGCTTTTTGATATCGGTGGTACACAGTGTGATGTAGAACAGAGGATATTAGTAGTTAAAATGCTTATATAATAGGttaaatataatagcttctaTCAATAGGTGATACCGATGCATTTTTTTCCAAATTAATATAGGTAGGATGATGCGGTCCAGTTATATTTTTGTATCCTTATATATGGAGTTTGGAAAGGATTTTTATGCATCTCATTTACTAGTGGATTATTTAAATAGTTTTCATGAATCTGATTTTTGGTGTTTGTTTTCGTGATTATAGGCCATGCCAAGATTGGATGTTACTGAGGTTGGAAGTGAAGAGATGGATATTTGTTACGAGGTTTGGATTCTAGTTTCATCCTGTATTATAATGCTTGGGACAATAACCATCGTGATTTTACATTTTGTTCGTTTATTTTGCGAATATAGGACATGCCGCTTTTGGATCTTTCGCAAGTTGGAAGTGAAGAAATGGATCATGGTCACCAGGTTTGGTCTCAAGTTTAATTTTTTGTAGTCCTGAACCGCATGGTTGATTTGAACTTTAacggttttgttttgttttttttttttgtttttttaaataaatttgataCTTAGGTACCGGATCACGATGGCCTTTGAGAAGATGAAATACCATGTGTTGGAATGCGGTTTGAGCAATTGCAAATGGCTCATGAATTCTATGTGACATACGCAAAGAAAGTCGGGTTTGCTACTAAGATACGGACGACAACCTATGATAAGATCACAAATCAACCCATTAACCAAGCTATTCACTGTAATAGGGATGGGTTCCGTGTGTCTTGTGTCAAAGCGTCAACGTGGAAGAACAGGATCTCAGCTACTGGGTGCAAGGCAAGGATATACGTGAAGTTTGACAAGGAGACGCAAGACTGGTTTTTCTTCAAGGTGGAGTTGAGTCACTCGCACCCATGTTCAGCGAGAAAGGCGGTGTACTACCATGAGTATAGGAAGCTGACCATGCATGCGAAGTGCGTGATCGAAGACAATGATGAGGCTGAGATTCGACCAAACAAGACTTTTCTAGCTTTGGCAAATGAGTCTGGGGCCCATCTAACCTGTGATACTCAGAAAAGGATTTACGAAACTATATTACAGCTAAGCTCCGAACCAACAACGTCAACGTGGATGTCAGAGAGATGATAAACTATTTCATGAGAATGAAGGACATCAATCCAAACTTCTTCTACGCGGTGAATTTGGACGATGAGTGTAAATTTTGGAGTGCAGTATGGGTGGATGCAAGGTGTAGGGCGTCGTACGAGTATTATGGAGATATTGTGTCACTTGATAGCACATATAGCACAAACAAGTATGGAGTTATTTTTATGGGGTTAGCTTTATTCCTTTTTTTCCTAGCTTGGTCGTGACTGATATTTGTTTTTTGTCACTGTTTTTGCATGTAGGCATGGATTACCGTTTGCGTCGTTCGTCGGTGTCAACCACCATGGTAAGTCGACCATCCTTGGTTGTGCTCTTCTTGGAAATGAGAAAATTCCAAGTTATGAGTGGGTTTTCCGCCAATGGGTCAAGTGCATGGGAACTGCTCCACAGCGGATCATTACAGACCAATGCAAATCCATTTTTCGTGTAATAAAAAATGTGTTACCTGATACACGCCACCGGTGGTGCATCTGGCACATTACGAAAAAGTTACCGTACAATCTTGGAGGTTATCGCCGGTACAGAGAGTTGTATGATGAGTTCAATGATattgtgtggaactctcggaCCGAGAAGTTATTTGAGGATAACTGGTATGAATTCATAGACGAGCACAACTTACATAACAACACATGGCTGTCAGGTCTGTTAGTGTACAATTATTTTTTGCTCATTAGTTAAAATCTTTTTTGTAGGTGGATTTATATGATTTAATAagaagtttatttttttatgtagacCTCTTTGATGATCGACGCATGTGGGTCCCAATATTCTTCAAGGGTGAATTTTGGGCTGCCATGAGGAGCACGCAAAGGAGTGAGAGCATGCACTCATTCTACGGAAATTTCTTACACAGTCGGACTAGCTTGGTCCAATTTGTTCACAAATATGACAATGTGCTTGGAATTAAGGAGCAAAGGGAACTGGAGGATGATGCAGCATACTCGTGGGGGGGGGGGGTTATCCCTTGTGCAACGACCTCACCTATGGAGAGACAATTTTAGCAGGAGTACACTACTTGCATGTTTAGGGATGTTCAAATTGAGTTTGTCAAGAAGGCTAATTGTATGGTCTCTGTTGTTGCTGAAGAGGGGCCAGTGGTATGCATGAAGGTTGAAGAGGAAAAACTAGTGAATGATAGTATTCTTTGTGTTCTGTACGACGTCCACTTCGATCGATCCACACAGGAGGTTTGTTGTGAGTGCAATCTATTTGAGAGTTCAGGAGTGTTATGCTGTCATTGTCTTGAAGTCTTCCATTCTTACAAGGTTTAGAAAGTACCTAATCGATATGTTCTCCCTCGTTGGAGCAAGAACACAAAGCGCAAGCATACATATGTCAAGAGTAGTCACGATGTCAGTCGGTCGGATGAGAGTCATGTTGCATTCAGGGGACTATGTGCACACTTCTACAACATTGCTCAGGATTTTGTAAACGACGATGAAGAAACAGCCTTGCTTCATGCTGCTCTAGAAGAAACAAGAGCTAAGTTGACTGCTCACCGTGTCAAGAAGAGGTCTGAGACTGTGGCGGACTCCTACAACAATAATGGCTCAACAAGTTTGAACGTTGCCGCTGTAATGGACATCCAAGCCCCATCGAAGGTCAACACAAAGGGCCGGCCAAAGAGTAAGAGACTCGGCGCTGCCTTGGAGAAGTCATTTAAAAAATCTGCTCGGAGGAAAAACAAGCATGACCCCCCGGTAAATGTGTGTATCAAACTCGACCTAGCATATTTATTTGGTATAGTACTATAGAAGAAGTTAACTGTGGACCTTTTGTTTTGTTAACCAGGTGGTTTGTCCGGAGTCAACTCAAGATGTAAGATTCGGTGGTGTTGTAGGCCAGGCTGATCCCGAACAAGTTGGTGGCTTCATGTCTTTGTTAAGCTCCTTTAGCAAAAGTTAAGATTTGTTATACaatgcattcatttttttttcaagattaGTGGAAGAGGCTGGTTTCATGGGGTAAACATATAGGGTTTAAGTTTCTATGCAGTTGATCAGAGAATAAGATTGGATTGATTACATGAAGCATGTTAATGTCACCCGAGTGAACCTTTTGCGTTATTTTATTCCAATGAATTGAATGCATAATTAGTATATACCATGGTTTTCCTTTTACTTCGAAGTATCGGTCTTCACCCTAAGCATGGATGGGTATCCGTGAGTATTTCTGTGTGCAGCGtttgtttattttgattaattgtgACCAAGTTACACTGGATGTTCATTACAGTAAAGTATAGGATGTTTAGTTTAACTATATCTGTGGATAGTCATTGACCGCCTACTCCAATATGCGCACACATGCTTACTTTACTAAACAACTTTGATAACCACAGGAATCTAAGTTGCAAGAGAAATAAAACCATAGAGTCTTTTACGGTAAGATAACCACTAAATTTTTCTCATGTGCAACAACAAAATTAATCCTGATGTCATTCAAAGGTGACTTTAATAAATCCCTAGGCATATCAGCATGTCATTCTAATTAGGCATAACTAAATCGCTAAACATATCAGCAGCAACTTTCATAACTATAGTATGGTAGCCATACGTAAAAGGTcattattcaattaataaaaggtcattatttttttaaatgtatttttattatGTTCTAAAAGTGCATTAGCATATATActccttattttttaattatttgcatAATATTCCTGTTATTAGTAAATTACAATATTTGCCTGTTTAATACATagtattctttaatttttaatagtaaCACGAAATATAATTATCTTAGTTTAATAAAAACTTATATCTATGGTATTAACGTCAAAtgtatttttaactaatattctATTGTTAATTTACCTAATTTACCTCGTTATAAATTCACAAGAAAGGGaacatatattatatttattatcaattatgatgcttatattattttataaacattattaaaatgtaAAACATTACATAAAAAATTCTGTATTATTTGTTTCTACACTCGGGGTGACtataaatttttggatttttatcaaGACTTCGAATCAAAGTTAAAAATAACAATTTCTTATTCTTGAGCGGATGCTGAATTTCACTATTCGTATGGATATTCATTATAGTACATTATAAGATGTTTAGTTTAACTATATCTGTGGATGGTTATTGTTCCTATAGTCCAGTATTAACAAATATGACTACTTTACTGTCCAGCTTTGATAACTCCGGAAATCTAAGCTGCAAGAAAACAAAGACCCTTACACGGTAACATAACCAACATATCATTTTAATGTCaagccaaaaaaaaattaatcctaGAATCATGTAATTCTAATGTGACATAAATAAATCCGTAGCCATATCGTCAGCAAGTAAAATAATCACAATAAGGTAGTTCAATTCACTGGAGCTAAGCCTAAGTAAGCaacttctttcttcctttgcgTATTGCCCCCTTCGGCAATTCTTCCGCACGTTCAATCAATGACCTCGTGCTAGGTGCAGTGTATGGTGAACTAACGTCCTTCTTC is a window from the Arachis hypogaea cultivar Tifrunner chromosome 17, arahy.Tifrunner.gnm2.J5K5, whole genome shotgun sequence genome containing:
- the LOC112762752 gene encoding protein FAR1-RELATED SEQUENCE 6-like encodes the protein MKDINPNFFYAVNLDDECKFWSAVWVDARCRASYEYYGDIVSLDSTYSTNKHGLPFASFVGVNHHGKSTILGCALLGNEKIPSYEWVFRQWVKCMGTAPQRIITDQCKSIFRVIKNVLPDTRHRWCIWHITKKLPYNLGGYRRYRELYDEFNDIVWNSRTEKLFEDNWYEFIDEHNLHNNTWLSDLFDDRRMWVPIFFKGEFWAAMRSTQRSESMHSFYGNFLHSRTSLVQFVHKYDNVLGIKEQRELEDDAAYSDVQIEFVKKANCMVSVVAEEGPVVCMKVEEEKLVNDSILCVLYDVHFDRSTQEKVPNRYVLPRWSKNTKRKHTYVKSSHDVSRSDESHVAFRGLCAHFYNIAQDFVNDDEETALLHAALEETRAKLTAHRVKKRSETVADSYNNNGSTSLNVAAVMDIQAPSKVNTKGRPKSKRLGAALEKSFKKSARRKNKHDPPVVCPESTQDVRFGGVVGQADPEQVGGFMSLLSSFSKS